From Asterias amurensis chromosome 3, ASM3211899v1, a single genomic window includes:
- the LOC139934985 gene encoding uncharacterized protein produces MDPAHVSRLKEEIERCLDETELKTKKWEKFKDDYTALQDRLRSLPDKVSHNIMVPFGSVAFMPGQIVHTNEIMVLLGDNWFCERSAKQACEIVDRRKENVDSMLSDLAKQSDLLKSRLGFTSELKDMSENKGDLVDIREDYDPEKEARWREERKTKKRTAASGVTKSKSSESHQGDKGQGSNQPLMGGRGQAITSHNSDGGAKTREEGEGDRVGVEEGDQAEATGMRMTELWARLDELERREEELDELARQDENTVPSENPNPAQSGDDMGRHVRWEDDEYEESDSDDDTVHPKPTTITFRHTKAVTDTEKPVAKESPSACAPSEISTTLNSPADIYKQYLTTMGQNPGGGTSLEEAAPCDETDGKSRPLKSILKSGPRSHLVRAPEEPERMQKKEAKNHVILPAPPSAFSGQVTEREETRVVPEVVNLPPTSSEPPAPPKKVSRFKAARQNQQLR; encoded by the exons ATGGACCCTGCACACGTATCTCGTCTGAAGGAAGAGATTGAACGATGCTTGGACGAAACAGAGTTGAAAACTAAGAAATG GGAGAAGTTTAAAGATGACTACACTGCACTTCAAGACAGGCTCAGATCTCTGCCGGACAAAGTGTCTCATAATATCATG GTTCCCTTTGGGTCTGTTGCCTTCATGCCTGGCCAAATCGTACACACAAATGAAATCATGGTTCTACTCGGGGACAACTGGTTTTGTGAAAGATCCGCTAAGCAGGCTTGTGAAATAGTTGACAGAAGGAAAGAAA ATGTGGACAGCATGCTCTCAGATCTAGCCAAGCAGTCAGATCTCTTGAAATCCAGGCTTGGTTTTACATCAGAACTAAAAGACATGAGCGAGAACAAGGGTGATCTTGTTGACATTAGAGAGGACTACGACCCTGAGAAGGAGGCTAGATGGAGAG AGGAACGAAAAACAAAGAAGAGAACTGCGGCTTCAGGCGTCACAAAGAGCAAGAGCTCAGAGAGTCATCAAGGGGACAAGGGTCAGGGGTCAAATCAACCATTGATGGGTGGTCGAGGGCAGGCCATCACATCGCACAACTCAGATGGTGGAGCCAAGACGAGGGAGGAGGGGGAGGGCGACAGGGTGGGAGTGGAGGAGGGGGACCAAGCAGAGGCAACAGGGATGAGAATGACTGAGTTGTGGGCGAGGTTGGATGAGCTCGAAAGACGAGAAGAGGAGTTAGACGAGTTGGCACG ACAAGACGAAAACACTGTACCTAGTGAAAATCCCAACCCTGCGCAGAGTGGGGATGACATGGGTCGGCATGTTCGATGGGAAGATGATGAGTATGAAGAATCAGACTCAGACGATGACACCGTTCACCCTAAGCCGACTACAATCACCTTCAGGCATACCAAGGCTGTCACGGATACCGAG AAACCTGTTGCAAAGGAATCGCCCTCTGCCTGTGCTCCCTCTGAAATCTCAACTACACTTAACAGCCCTGCAGACATTTACAAGCAGTACCTAACTACAATGGGTCAGAATCCAGGGGGAGGGACCTCGCTCGAAGAAGCTGCACCTTGTGATGAAACCGATGGGAAGAGTCGGCCCTTAAAATCAATTCTCAAGAGTGGGCCAAGATCCCATTTGGTTAGGGCACCAGAGGAGCCAGAAAGGATGCAGAAAAAGGAGGCAAAAAATCATGTGATACTCCCAGCTCCACCCTCG GCATTCTCAGGTCAAGTAACAGAAAGAGAGGAGACACGGGTCGTTCCTGAAGTAGTAAACTTGCCTCCTACCAGTAGTGAACCACCAGCCCCGCCCAAGAAAGTGTCTCGATTTAAAGCGGCCAGACAGAACCAACAACTAAGGTGA
- the LOC139934987 gene encoding inositol monophosphatase 1-like — translation MANLQGNPSSTVHQEYLSAAVEIARKAGEEIRTTFQLKKTIEIKSSPVDLVTETDQKVEKLIISFLQNKFPDHSFIGEESTAAGSHCELTDNPTWIIDPVDGTTNFVHCFPFVAVSIGLSINKENTVGVIYNPILDEMFTAIKGGGAFCNDKPISCSKQEDVCKCLAIAEVGSSRDKAHVKTKLGNIAAVIDRGAHGLRSLGSAALNMCQVARGGGDVYFEHGIHCWDMAAGAVIVTEAGGTVIDPKGGPLDLMKRNVIAASSPQLAETISSCLTHIEFPRD, via the exons ATGGCAAATTTACAAGGAAACCCAAGTTCAACGGTGCATCAGGAGTACCTCAGTGCTGCcgtcgaaattgcaagaaaagcAGGAGAG GAAATTCGTACCACATTCCAACTCAAAAAGACAATTGAAATCAAGAGTTCACCGGTTGACCTGGTGACCGAGACGGATCAGAAAGTGGAGAAACTCATCATCTCCTTCCTTCAGAATAAGTTCCCCGATCACAG TTTTATTGGTGAGGAGTCAACAGCAGCTGGAAGTCATTGTGAACTAACAGATAATCCAACATGGATTATTGACCCGGTGGATGGAACTACAAACTTTGTCCATTG CTTTCCATTTGTGGCAGTCTCAATCGGACTGTCAATAAATAAAGAGAATACCGTTGGTGTGATCTATAACCCAATACTGGATGAGATGTTCACAGCAATAAAAGGAGGCGGAGCGTTTTGCAACGACAAGCCCATCAGCTGCTCAAAGCAAGAAG ATGTTTGTAAATGTTTAGCCATTGCTGAGGTGGGAAGCAGTCGCGATAAAGCCCACGTCAAGACCAAGTTAGGCAACATTGCTGCCGTCATTGATCGAGGGGCTCATGG ATTACGATCTCTAGGATCAGCAGCCCTGAATATGTGTCAGGTAGCGAGGGGTGGAGGGGACGTTTACTTTGAGCATGGCATCCACTGCTGGGACATGGCTGCAGGTGCTGTCATCGTAACGGAGGCTGGTGGAACAGTCATCGACCCAAAAG GTGGGCCGCTCGATTTGATGAAGCGAAATGTAATAGCAGCAAGTTCTCCACAGCTTGCAGAAACTATATCATCATGTCTAACCCACATAGAGTTCCCCAGGGACTAG
- the LOC139934986 gene encoding large ribosomal subunit protein uL3m-like: MYKRLGIAKMAAPMVITRVIQLGSKNSLLNLTEKISRICSCSVQRRTYYDYDYELDISKEDEEVIYKWSKIKNTLGPSPLKEAPWPRGEWVPKSKRCGLLAIKLGMTPIWTKEGERLTVTALQVVENNVISYTPPEENKFSDTKGYLIVGARNANPLKKSFFYSEQFKEAAVPVKDHLAKFNVTPNAKLQPGTPLFAGHFRPGMYVDCRGRTIDKGFQGVMKRWGMKGQPASHGATKTHRKMGASGGGGTPGKIWPGKKMPGHMGDKWQWTYGLKIWRVNTKYNIIYVNGSVCGTKYGYVKIIDTILPKRNDFKDPPPFPTYYEEEQLDKDLYHEDMFEHTEPSIQYEEEEEIPSR; this comes from the exons ATGTATAAGAGACTCGGCATTGCaaagatggcggcgcccatggtGATCACACGGGTAATACAACTTGGCTCGAAAAACTCACTTTTAAACCTTACTGAAAAGATTTCAAG AATATGCAGCTGCAGTGTCCAGAGACGAACATATTACGACTATGATTACGAGTTGGACATCTctaaagaagatgaagaagttATATACAAGTGGAGCAAGATCAAGAACACCCTAGGGCCTAGCCCGCTAAAAGAGGCACCCTGGCCGAGGGGCGAGTGGGTACCCAAGTCTAAGAGATGTGGCCTGCTAGCCATCAAGCTGGGTATGACACCCATATGGACTAAAGAAGGCGAGAGACTAACGGTCACAGCACTTCAG GTAGTGGAGAACAACGTCATCAGTTACACACCTCCCGAGGAGAATAAATTCAGTGACACAAAAGGCTATCTCATTGTTGGTGCCAGGAACGCCAATCCCCTCAAG AAATCATTTTTCTACTCGGAGCAGTTTAAGGAGGCAGCAGTACCAGTGAAAGATCATTTAGCAAAGTTTAATGTGACGCCCAATGCCAAGTTGCAGCCAG GTACACCGCTCTTCGCTGGGCACTTCAGACCGGGGATGTATGTCGACTGCCGCGGTAGAAC GATTGACAAAGGTTTCCAGGGCGTCATGAAACGATGGGGAATGAAGGGTCAACCGGCAAGCCACGGAGCCACCAAGACCCATCGTAAAATGGGCGCATCTGGGGGTGGAGGG ACTCCGGGAAAAATTTGGCCGGGCAAAAAAATGCCTGGACATATGGGAGACAAATGGCAATGGACGTATGGACTGAAG ATCTGGCGTGTAAACACCAAGTACAACATAATCTACGTCAATGGCAGTGTGTGCGGCACAAAGTACGGCTACGTTAAGATCATAGACACCATCCTACCCAAACGGAATGATTTTAAAGACCCCCCTCCGTTCCCTACGTACTACGAGGAAGAACAGTTGGACAAAGATCTGTACCATGAGGATATGTTTGAACACACGGAGCCAAGTATTCAATATGAAGAGGAGGAAGAAATCCCAAGTCGATGA
- the LOC139934983 gene encoding uncharacterized protein yields MSLAFVPPRQRGKSVPDQATIQKMLDENNQLIQTIVDYQNKGRASEVTQYQQILHRNLVYLATIADSNQGIQNLLGGPNQSSSNMSSAPPPQAMNPPPQAMNPPNPPPMGPGGMVNSQQDNMMHQQQQHQQQQQPPPPTPMTPQQQQQQQQQQQQQQQQQQQQQQQQQQQQQQQQQQQQQQQQQQQQQQQQQQQQQQQQQQQQQQQQQQQQQQHQQQQQMSAGPATLPPATTPGIPMGQMQGRNQGKPGAQMADGPTSMGPPASTTSSNMPNFSTAGNTQSMGSFPRGPMPQEQPGQAPPMSEQGLMGPPVSSVNNNMPAANVPSNPTMPPNPSMQSGYNPSISQGASAHSHAAMPQSQGSMMPPQQSIPSNQSAGQQQFHMPQQRYPPQAQGMMGGSSQNGSQASQMMAGQQPMTGYRQAAQSGQPPYGQGPGYGQQYPPQQAGYPQPGPRQPYTNQYQGQPPPQQPGPPPPQQAPQPPQPQPQPGNYGSYPPGQGPQGRYGYNQAPGQGPPGPVPVGSVGPGPVPQQGGGYGGYSQGQYGAGYQQ; encoded by the exons ATGTCACTTGCGTTCGTGCCGCCCAGACAGCGGGGTAAATCGGTTCCCGACCAGGCAACAATACAAAAG atgtTGGATGAGAATAATCAGCTGATTCAAACAATCGTCGATTATCAAAACAAGGGACGGGCATCAGAGGTTACCCA GTACCAACAGATACTGCACAGGAATCTAGTGTACCTAGCAACGATTGCTGATTCCAATCAAGGGATTCAGAACCTGCTTGGG GGTCCAAACCAGAGCAGTTCCAATATGAGCTCTGCCCCTCCTCCTCAGGCCATGAACCCCCCTCCTCAGGCCATGAACCCCCCTAACCCTCCGCCGATGGGGCCCGGCGGGATGGTCAACTCACAGCAAGATAACATGATGCACCAGCAGCAACAGcatcagcagcaacaacaaccccCACCACCAACCCCCATGACCccgcagcagcagcaacaacaacaacaacaacagcagcagcaacaacaacaacagcagcagcagcagcagcagcaacaacaacaacaacaacaacagcaacaacaacaacagcaacaacaacaacaacaacaacaacagcagcagcaacaacaacagcaacagcagcagcagcaacaacagcagcaacaacagcagcagcaacagcaacagcagcatcaacaacaacaacagatgAGTGCTGGTCCAGCTACCTTGCCCCCGGCAACAACGCCGGGCATCCCCATGGGGCAGATGCAGGGAAGGAATCAAGGAAAGCCTG GTGCCCAGATGGCTGATGGGCCGACCTCTATGGGGCCCCCAGCGAGCACGACCAGCAGTAACATGCCAAACTTCAGCACAGCAGGCAATACACAGAGTATGGGCAGCTTCCCAAGGGGTCCAATGCCGCAGGAACAGCCGGGCCAAG CTCCACCGATGAGTGAGCAGGGCCTGATGGGTCCCCCAGTCAGCTCCGTTAATAACAACATGCCGGCCGCCAACGTACCCAGCAATCCCACAATGCCTCCTAATCCCAGCATGCAAAGCGGCTACAATCCAAGCATCTCCCAGGGGGCGTCGGCGCACTCCCACGCCGCCATGCCCCAGTCACAAG GCAGCATGATGCCCCCACAACAAAGCATACCCAGCAACCAGTCGGCTGGCCAGCAACAGTTCCACATGCCGCAGCAGAGGTATCCACCGCAGGCACAGGGCATGATGGGTGGGTCATCACAGAATGGTAGCCAGGCTAGTCAGATGATGGCAGGCCAGCAGCCTATGACCGGGTACCGGCAGGCTGCACAGTCAG GTCAACCGCCCTACGGACAAGGACCAGGTTACGGCCAGCAATACCCGCCTCAGCAGGCCGGGTATCCCCAGCCGGGACCCCGCCAACCATACACCAACCAATACCAAGGCCAACCGCCCCCACAACAACCCGGACCACCCCCTCCCCAACAGGCACCCCAGCCGCCTCAGCCACAACCCCAGCCAGGGAATTATGGGAGTTACCCACCAGGCCAAGGTCCCCAGGGGAGGTACGGGTACAACCAGGCTCCGGGCCAGGGACCCCCAGGCCCTGTACCTGTGGGATCAGTCGGACCTGGTCCTGTACCCCAACAAGGTGGTGGGTACGGAGGGTACAGCCAGGGTCAGTATGGTGCGGGGTACCAACAGTAG